In the Aeromicrobium fastidiosum genome, GACGGTCAGGGCCACGGCCACCGCGATGACGACCGACAGGGCGGCGACGGCGCCCATGATGGTCAGGAACGGGATGCGGGCGATCGACAGGCCGAGCAGCGCGATGACGACCGTGACGCCGGCGAACACCACGGCCGATCCGGCGGTGGCGACCGACCTGGCTGCTGCCTCCTCGGGCTCGAGCCCGTCGGCGAGCTGCTCGCGGTGTCGCGACACGATGAACAGGGCGTAGTCGATGCCGACGGCGAGACCGATCATGAGCGCCAGCAGAGGAGCCGTGGCCGAGATCGTGATGAACCCTGTCAGCGCGATCGTGATGGCCATCGTCACGAGCACGCCGAGCAGTGCTGTGACGATCGGCATGACCGCGGCCCGCAGCGAGCGGAACATCAGGAACAGCACGATGAAAGCCACGACGACGCCGATGACCTCGACGATCGACAGCTGCGGCCCGGTGCTCGTGAAGACGTCGCCGCCGAAGGCCGTCGTGTAGCCGGCCGCCTTGAGGGCGTCGCCGGTGTCGACGAGCTGGTCGCGCTCGGCCGGCGTGACGTCGGTCAGCTCGCGGTCGAACTGGATCTGCACCTGCGCGGCGCGCCGGTCGGGCGAGACGCCGATCGTGTTGCTCTCGTCGTAGGGCGACACGGCCTCGGTGACGCCCTCGACCTTCTTCATGCCGGCGATGGCATCGGTCACGAGGCGACGGGTCTCGGCGTCGTCGACGGTGCGGCCGCGGTCGGCCACGACGACGAGATAGGCCGAGGTGCCGCTCAGCTCGGGGAACGTGCGTCCGAGCGAGTCGATCGCCTCCTGCGACTCGGTGCCGGGGATCTCGAAGGAGTTCTTGGTGCCGCCGCCGAGACCCACCGCGGCGATCGCGGTCACCAGCAGGACAAGCACCCACGAGGCCAGCACGCGGCCCGGGTGACGGAAGGCCCACCGGCCGAGGGCATACAGGGAGTTCGACACGTCATTCACGATACGTTTGTGTATTGGATACGTCAATGTATCGAGTATGCTGTGCGCGTCACACGAGGAGGACCATGCCCCAGCAGGATGAACGTCCCGCGGTGCGCCGTCGCGCCGTGACGCGCGAGCGGATGCTCGATGCGGCGCGCGAGGTGCTGGCCCGCGAGGGCATCCAGGGTGCTTCCGTCGAGCACATCTGCGAGCAGGCTGGGTTCACCCGTGGAGCGTTCTACTCCAACTTCGCGAGCAAGGACGACCTGCTGCTGGCGCTGTTCCACCGCGAGCGCGACCGGATGTTCGCGAGCATGCGGGCCGCCAGCGAGCCCGATGCGCTCCGGGGCCTCGACCCGACCGCGGCGGTCGGGGTCATCATCGACCGCTTCCTGGGCCTGCAGTCGCTCGACCGCGCCGGGCTGCTGGTGCACATGGAGTTCGCGATCCGCGGCATCCGCGGCGACGAGGTGGGCGCGGAGTTCAACACGTCGTGGCGCGGGATGAAGGACGAGCTCGTCGAGCTCATGACGTCGGTCGTCACGGCGCTCGGCCGCGAGTTCACGATCGACCCGCGCCATGCCGCGACGGTGCTCGCGGGCACGTACGACGAGGCCCTGCGCGAGGCCGTCACCGAGGGGCGCGAGGTCGACCCCGCTTTGCTCCAGTCGACGCTGCCGATGCTGCTGCTGGCTGGCACGAGGCCGCTGCCGAGCCAGTGATGCGAGCTCAGTGCAGCAGCTTGAGGCCGGCGACGCACACGACGATGCCGGAGATCAGCAGCACCCTCAGGACGGACGCCGGCTCGTCGCCCGACACCATCGCGTAGGCCACCGTCAGGGATGCGCCGATGCCGACCCAGACTGCGTACGCTGTCCCGACCGGCAGCTCGCGCATCGCGTACGCGAGCCCGCCCATGCTGAGCGTGACGGCGACGGCGAAGACGACGCTGGGGACGAGCCGGGTGAAGCCCTCCGAGCGGCCGAGGGCCGTGGCCCACACCGCCTCGAGGACACCGGACAGGGCGAGCACGAGCCAGGACATGAGTTCTCCTTGGCGCCGTCTTGTCGCTGACCGGGTACGGCACCGCTCGTCCGGGAGCCCGTCAGGGCTCTACCGCGAGTGTGTCACACCGTGGGCAGCTGGGCAGGTGCTCAGTCGGGCAGGTGACGGACGACCCGACGCTCGATCGTGGCGTCGTCACCCGGACCGGTCTGCTGGACGTCATCGGTGACGGTCCACCCCGCGCGCTGGTAGACCGTGAGGGCGCGGTCGTTGTCGGCGATGACCCACAGCTCCAGCGAGGAGTGTCCGAGTGCCTTGGCCTGCTCGTCGACGGCCGCGAGCAGCACGCCGCCGACCCCGCCACCCCAGGCCCGGGGCGCGACGGCGAGGTAGAAGACCTCGAGCGACGACGTCCGCGGGGCCACGATCGCGAATCCCACCGGAACGCCGTCCGCACGTGCGACCAGGAGCGCCGCCCCGTCCAGCTCGAGGCGTCGACGCACACCCGGCAGGGTCTGCGCGGCATCGCGGGGCTCGCTCCCGTCGCGGCGAGCCGTCGCCTCCGCCCAGATCTGGGCGGCGACGCGTTCAGCGGCCGCACCGCTCTCGACGTCCACGATCAACTGGGTCACGAACGCAACTCTCGCAGGTGCGCTCCAGCAGCGATGTGTGACGTTCTGCACCGGTCTCGGCATCGGACCGGTGCAGAAGCGCACAATTCGCGTGAGGGGCGGCGCGGACGCGCGTGGGTGACAGGATGAGCGCATGCCGATCCAGATCGCCCAGGGCGCCCACGCCGACCAGGTGCTGACCGACAGCCCGTTCGCGCTGCTCGCCGGGATGCTGCTCGACCAGCAGTTCCCGATGGAACGGGCGTTCGCCGGTCCGGCCAAGGTGCTCGACCGGTTCGGCACGCTCGACCCGGCTGCGATCGCCGAGGCCGATCCGGAGGCGTTCGCCGACCTCTGCGCGACTCCTCCCGCGATCCACCGCTACGGACGCTCGATGGCCGGTCGGCTGCAGGACCTCGCCCGCATCGTCGTCGACGAGTACGACGGTGACGCGGCACGCATCTGGACCGAGGCGAAGACGGGGGAGGCGCTGCTCAAGCGGCTCAAGGCGCTGCCCGGGTTCGGTGAGCAGAGGGCGAAGATCTTCACGGCCCTGCTGGCCAAGCAGCTGGACGTCAAGCCGCGCGG is a window encoding:
- a CDS encoding HhH-GPD-type base excision DNA repair protein, producing the protein MPIQIAQGAHADQVLTDSPFALLAGMLLDQQFPMERAFAGPAKVLDRFGTLDPAAIAEADPEAFADLCATPPAIHRYGRSMAGRLQDLARIVVDEYDGDAARIWTEAKTGEALLKRLKALPGFGEQRAKIFTALLAKQLDVKPRGWTTVTGDYGRKGFRSVADVVDAESLAKVRAFKQKAKQAARDSA
- a CDS encoding GNAT family N-acetyltransferase — translated: MTQLIVDVESGAAAERVAAQIWAEATARRDGSEPRDAAQTLPGVRRRLELDGAALLVARADGVPVGFAIVAPRTSSLEVFYLAVAPRAWGGGVGGVLLAAVDEQAKALGHSSLELWVIADNDRALTVYQRAGWTVTDDVQQTGPGDDATIERRVVRHLPD
- a CDS encoding TetR/AcrR family transcriptional regulator, coding for MPQQDERPAVRRRAVTRERMLDAAREVLAREGIQGASVEHICEQAGFTRGAFYSNFASKDDLLLALFHRERDRMFASMRAASEPDALRGLDPTAAVGVIIDRFLGLQSLDRAGLLVHMEFAIRGIRGDEVGAEFNTSWRGMKDELVELMTSVVTALGREFTIDPRHAATVLAGTYDEALREAVTEGREVDPALLQSTLPMLLLAGTRPLPSQ
- a CDS encoding DMT family transporter, which encodes MSWLVLALSGVLEAVWATALGRSEGFTRLVPSVVFAVAVTLSMGGLAYAMRELPVGTAYAVWVGIGASLTVAYAMVSGDEPASVLRVLLISGIVVCVAGLKLLH